Within the Sphingobacteriaceae bacterium genome, the region ATCGTCAACAAGGTGGCCGAGGGCTTTGAAATCATCTACATCGGCAAGAAGGGCCATCCCGAGCCGGAAGGGGCCATCGGCCACGCCCCCGACCACGTGCACCTGGTAGAAACGCCTGAGGATGTGGATCAGCTGAACCTGCCCCAGGGCACCCGGGTGTGCGTCACCACCCAGACGACCCTCAGCCAGTGGGACACCCAAGGTGTCATCGAGCGGGTATTGGAGTTGTATCCCGACGCCGAAGTCCACAACGAAATCTGCATGGCCACCCAGGAGCGGCAGGAAGCCGCGGCCACCCAGGCCCGGGAGGCCGATGTGGTCATCGTGGTGGGCGATCCCCGGTCCAACAATTCCAACCGGCTGGTGCAGGTGGTGCGGGAAATCGCGGGGCGTCCCGCCTACTTGGTGGACAATGTGCACGAAATCGACCCCGCCTGGCTGAAGGGCGCCCGCAAGGTGGGCGTCACCGCAGGCTCATCCACCCCCAGCCAGATCACCCGGGAAGTGATCCGCTGGCTGGAGGCCTACAACCCCGAGGAGGCTGTGGCCGGCGGGTAGGCCCTAGCCTTCCTCCTGCCCGGCGGCCCCTTGGCCGCTCATCTGCTGCCGCAACAGCTGCCATTGCTGGCGGGCCAGCCTGGACACGGCAGGCTCGGTGGACAGGTCCTGGCTGCTCACCAGGCGGCTGAGCCAGCGGCGGGCCTCCTCCAGGTCACCGGTGCGCCGCTTCAACTCGCCGATCAAGTACATGACCTTGAGGCGGCTCATGCCCCCGGTCAACTCGACATCGCCTTGGTAGGCCGCCACGTAGGCTTCCGTCGCCTCCCGCAAACAGGCTATCTCCTCTTCCTGCCGGTCGTTTTCCCGGTAGAGCCAGGCCAGGCGCAGCCACAAGGCGCCGTTGATCAAGTCGGCTCCGTAGCGGGGCAGGCGGAAGCGGGTGGTGTAGAGGGCCAATTTGAAGGCCTTCACCGCCAGGTCCAGATCCCGTAGGCCGGAGAAATCGTCCTTGGGCCGGCGGCCGCCGAACCCGTCCTTGATGGCCTGCCGCTCCAGGGCCGTAACCTCCCGGAAGGCCTGCAGGGGCGCCGCGTAGCTGCAGTGGCTGCACACCCAGACGGTGTACGGGTAAGGGCTGAAGTCGGTATAGCGGGTGTAGAAGTCGGTGTCATGGCTTTCCACCTTCAGGCGGGACCAGTTCACCTTGGCCTGCTGGAAGGTTTGATCGCAGACGGGGCAAACCTCCCCGGCCACATACAGGTACTCGTTGAGCCGGCGGCTGGTGGCCGCCGTGGTGCGGGTGTAGGTGCGCAGCCGGCCGGATGTCCATCGATCCTTGAGGCGCTGGGTTTCGGCGCTGGCGTGCTTCTCCCGCAGTTCGGGCAGGGCTGAGTAGATTTCCCGGCGCAGTTTTTCGGCGCAGTGGCGGCAGTAGCCCGATGGTCCGGCGGGAGCACTGCCGCATAGACGACAGCGGGTATCGTCGGTGGTCACAGCCATCTCTCCCCCACTGCCGCAGACCTTTCCGGCAAGCGGCGTTGCATCCAGTAATCTCTCCCATTATCGGGCGCCGGGGGGAATTGTTAAGGGGCGTCCAGCCTGCCCAGGGCCTCCATCAACTGCCGGGTGACGGGGAAGGGGTCCGGCACCCGCTCTTCCAGGGCCTGCTTCAAGGGCAGGAAGTACGTGTTGCCCAGCTTGATCTCCATGATCACTTCCATATAAGCGGCTACTACGGCCGCCTCCTCCACCAGCTTGCCGGCGGGACCGGGCAGGGGCGCCATGTAGGGGGCGAAATGGGGCTGCAGTTCCCCCGGCAGGGCGGCGATCATCTGCCGGGCCGCCTGGGCCCGCACCGTCTCGACCCCGGCGGCCATGGGCCGGCTGGCCGTCTTGCTGCGGTACAGGATGTCGCCGGTGATGGCCTTGGGGGCCTCCACCAGCAGGGCCCGCTTCAAAATGTCGTCCAGGGGCAGGTCCCGCCCGTGGGCGTGGTTTTCGGCGGCGGCCATGATCCAGGCGGCCAGGGCCACCAGGTGGGAATGGGCCGCCACCGACTTGGTGGCCAGGGTGGGCAGGTAGTTCCAGCGCTTGACGTAGTACAAGGTCACCAGATGATGGAGGAAGCCGGCCAGGGACGGTTCATCCCCTAGACCCTCCCCCTGCTGCTCCACCTTCTCCAGATCGGCCATCAATTCCGTCACCATGGGCACCGGAGAGGATTGCAGCATGCCGCAGATTCGCTGCCGGGTCTCCGTGTGGAAGG harbors:
- a CDS encoding 4-hydroxy-3-methylbut-2-enyl diphosphate reductase, which gives rise to MEVVRITPRGYCYGVVDAINLARQVARRPDVPRPVYVLGMIVHNHHVVEDLAAEGIITLDGENRLALLEEIQSGTVIFTAHGVSPAVKARAREKGLLCFDATCPDVTTTHDLIVNKVAEGFEIIYIGKKGHPEPEGAIGHAPDHVHLVETPEDVDQLNLPQGTRVCVTTQTTLSQWDTQGVIERVLELYPDAEVHNEICMATQERQEAAATQAREADVVIVVGDPRSNNSNRLVQVVREIAGRPAYLVDNVHEIDPAWLKGARKVGVTAGSSTPSQITREVIRWLEAYNPEEAVAGG
- a CDS encoding DUF2225 domain-containing protein, whose product is MTTDDTRCRLCGSAPAGPSGYCRHCAEKLRREIYSALPELREKHASAETQRLKDRWTSGRLRTYTRTTAATSRRLNEYLYVAGEVCPVCDQTFQQAKVNWSRLKVESHDTDFYTRYTDFSPYPYTVWVCSHCSYAAPLQAFREVTALERQAIKDGFGGRRPKDDFSGLRDLDLAVKAFKLALYTTRFRLPRYGADLINGALWLRLAWLYRENDRQEEEIACLREATEAYVAAYQGDVELTGGMSRLKVMYLIGELKRRTGDLEEARRWLSRLVSSQDLSTEPAVSRLARQQWQLLRQQMSGQGAAGQEEG
- a CDS encoding YfbR-like 5'-deoxynucleotidase, which translates into the protein MHEFLSLAHGMSVIERWNNKPNLLAETVAAHSFLVSVMAWGLGAAAQAKGMKVDLGQVLKRAIAHDLHEVITGDILAPTKRADPGIAQAVADLEREANLEILATLPPRLQEELAPYMLEPADDSPEGRVVAAADLFAAYLKSWLEVQLGNAFHTETRQRICGMLQSSPVPMVTELMADLEKVEQQGEGLGDEPSLAGFLHHLVTLYYVKRWNYLPTLATKSVAAHSHLVALAAWIMAAAENHAHGRDLPLDDILKRALLVEAPKAITGDILYRSKTASRPMAAGVETVRAQAARQMIAALPGELQPHFAPYMAPLPGPAGKLVEEAAVVAAYMEVIMEIKLGNTYFLPLKQALEERVPDPFPVTRQLMEALGRLDAP